tgttcttccaattgtttccacgtacggatggagtcaggacccaatgacgtataccacccgaaggccgatcccgtaagcgattgtgagaagaacctCACTCGTAGCGGGTCCGACACAGAAATCATtcctaactgtgccaaatatcggctcacgtgttcgatagaactagcaccttctgccccactgaatttggtaaactcggggagccgatatttgggtggcaatggaattaggtcataatcactcggatacggctttgtatagccgatcgctctccttttcggcaaaataccaaactgatccctcaggatAGCACCAatctgctccgctgtttgtaatccgggggccgagtgcacactatcatgactcggccctgtagcATAGGTTGCTAACCAAGCTTGcttatccgcgtcagctccaggaacccctccagctactttctgtgagagatgcattgggttattgctatccgggatgtatgcgcacatgtaaccatgtgggatttcttTGGGCggttcgctgaagaactggtggtctgtaggatcacctcccactttgtaaaccacgtaagctggagtaccatgtgattccgctgctgcaagcgcataaggcaaaggaGGCCTAGTCTGGAACGGCAActctcccttatggcttcccagagcgggtccagtcggagaatgttgatgcttcattatttcttggaccacccgtaaagccacacgctcaaaagcattaaccagactttcggaatgccggtgcaacgaatgagccactgcataattcacctcctgccgcaaagctctggtacgatcctcggacgggatagacagatccactccatcaagagcaccctcaGGTGAAAAACCTCTCCACCTGATACCATGGTTGCGAGTTCTCTCGAAAGAgctgatgagatcggcttcaaactgagccttgatttcgtcgtacctttgcttgtgctcagcagaaaGCTCCTCATAAGAGATCGGatcctcccttgccatcttgttgacTACCACTGACGGAGTCAAtgaagatgacgaagtcgatgaagaagatgccgatgatgatgacgaagtcgatgaagaaggtcccactgggcgtgccagaatgtgttgtcggtcaaaacccgccggcgggcagcgacaggcaacacgaggagccgggaggcttccgggacggctggtgggccccggtccctcggtcaacggcccagtgatctggcgcgcgccctggctgagagtcgctaggcgtgccacctgatcctacacccgatcaggaaggtgtgacgtgtcaaactcctgcatacacagacatgtgtataggtcaatccgagccgtgatcggctcattacctcctccccggcatcggctatgaagagccgattgcgtcaataccggatcggatctttagaACAGGCAATATGGAAACTGGTACGTatgtatatatttaaataaaacttgcttcataaatgcaacctaatccaatccacaacaactaagccctcactacacgatcggaacatcctacacgtaattgagcctaacagatacacaagagcatcgacaaaacgatcCAAACAGAAAGCAAGAGAATAACGGAAAGCCGATTCCCAAACAACCTCTGTTCAAGCAcaagccgatacagagcatactatcggatcattcaattCGTTTgtaaggcctaatcgtgcacatattgaaccaagcttctaaatacatagaaaccagccacaacagattggatctactgacaattacgaaacaagataaaaccatcATACCGACGAATGGGTACGATGATCAACATGCGAGAACAATGCATGaagcacaatgaaagcaccaagagaaaagattactcaacgcatgctaagataaataacgctactcgccatctacaaggcttcagcacgagcaacgcaTGAGCGAATGAGCAAGGgtaacgctaccccgatcacgcaagacgtgatcggggtcgcgtggcgcttacccgatgaagaaccctaaacaggggaggcgatacgccgagagttgatgatgattgatcTTTTTTTCTCGTTTATTcacggtacatatttatagtccgtagacttgttctctttaactaaccctaacctaacacaacacgaatcttaactgtttattcctaatttacacggccttatggcctccatcttccacgcgggcccgattcgcaagctttgtCGCGACCGCCTTCccagcccatcttgctccgtagcccacttctgacctggtcaaaatacggtgataacacctctttagataattacgaacaagtccctggacccccgtttaaaccCTGagaccacctttagcgcgtcattttatgtgcgaaacgacctccgattgacccgaaactttaccacgccctttctagcatagttctaagcacgctatacagaaattacccaaaaatattgcccctaactccgtaactaaattatttccgattcaagcccaacgataaaagcttttagttctttcgcttgattgtgtgtctgtttgtttgcgtcgtaggacacggagtgaacgacgaggttcccgaccgcgaccaagcaactgaggaccagttctgcgaccccgaacccgaaggacagtgcttcgatcaggactttccgcaagggtttgacgatggcaagttcaattccgccctttgatgcatgtttttgtcctagtttttataaacacaacccgatagcctgttttataaaattgcatagttttgcgtgccgtaaccatggtaggatagccacccttgttgtgacaaccataccttgaccacctgattttataaagaaaatgcgtgtgtgtgggaagggaaaAATGttgatttgagaaacgagtcggacgggatggatggcatttctgtgtgaattgccgttggtgtgctcgtacctgtgtggttgagcgtggaggggagatatccatcttgtcacccctaaggaccgagttgatgtgacatctcacctagcttcttgtagtgcgaaccacttgaccgttgtatgggcaacggcttagcataaaccccactagttagcctgatagccatcaggagagctgagagcaacgggtgatcaaggagaagggataagctctgtgtgacttatgccccggttaaacctcggaggtaggttgaatgaccccttgatggatcccgtggtggctagtcaggtctagctaaggtgggtaatggctttgttgggatctgcaccggcactaaggtgttcatgctgtggtaccccacctgtgggtaaagttgcacacctctgcagagttaaaatctattcgaatagccgtgcccacggtattgggcaagttatggtgtggtcacataactagtgtttctctctgggaatggatgggctggtgtgagttgtttggaaagtgtccggcagttgtgccgtgtgctacggcggacggggagtccggtagcagtttaaaacttggatcctgtgtggaataacatcgtgtgctccttggtattggaaaacttgttttgaaaatgttttcaaaatgaacccttgcatataaccgagttttccgcaaataaaccctaaccgtacccttggattgtcctttgcattaatttctgttatacccccctccgtgggtgtgattggacttgctgagtacgtttgtactcaccccattcctatttttacagtggaagacccagactacgtccccgaagacaacgagtagggtttcgtcctgcacccagtcttgcctgtggttgaggccaccgttggattccgcatggcgcaagactctgatgatcctttgttcgtagctagtgtagttgtgtgggttctggttgtaatcctcgcgatagtggcgcttcactgcccattaccgcgtagagttgtacggtgatgtaccatctgatgtaataaaagtgttatcagcctcctgggactgataaagcaacacttttaagtcttccctgatgggggggacgcttcaagagAGGGGAGGTCTTACCCTATTAAAAATCGAAACTCATACAAGTTCCGTATCAAAATATAACTCATAACTCGGACTATACAGCTTGGACAATTCTGACTGGTCCAGCGGACCGGTCTGACCGGTACGATCTAGGTCAAGTTTTCCCAAAGTCATAACTCTCTCATCCAAATTCCAAAtcggacgttctatatatgaaTTTTGATCATCTCAACAAGAGAAACGTAATGGTGTagtcaaatttgaaagttacatGACCGGTTAGGCTGGGTTGCCCAGATCATCAAGCAAACCTGAATTTTACCAATTTTGGTTGTCAACAAAAGTTCTCTCCGAACTAGCGGCACTTAAGAGAGAATACAACTCGGCCTTCAACGAAAAATCCCAAGAAACTAAACTTCATCTTTAGGATGCCAAACTCTAGGGGTATAAATTGGTGACTCTTTGATGCACCTCCAACGCTCTTTGGTTCAAATATTTGTGCTAATATTTCAAATTGAGATCCCATTTTGGAGAAGTAGCACAAaattttgaactaaagagggtTGGAGATGCACCTAAGGGTCACCAATATGCACCCCTACCAAACCCAATAATTTGCACTACTACAAAAATGATTCGTAGGAGCATCTCATTTTTTCAAAAGCGAGTGAAAAGGTTGTTCACTCTAGCTAACACGACCGTGCATTGTATCTAGTCGTTTGGTCCTAGATACCTACTTTTGAGTGAAGTTTGTGTCTTGACCCAGCCCTAGAAATCCCCTTCATTTTTAGGGTGGGTCCAACACGACCTGCTCTTGGAAATCAACATTTCCAAGCATGTTCATGTTTCAAACCAACATTTCCAGGCGTGTTCATGTTTCAAACCGCTCATGGAaactagggatttatatgggtgGGCTGCAATACATACCTCTCTCTAGAAATCAATTATAGTGGTACTCTGAATTGCGAGCTGACCCTACTTGTTATAGTTAATATGAAAGAGAATAGCATGCCTTACCTAGCCACAAGTGACTGGCATAGGAGAGGAGGATCCATGCAAGGCTTGATGTTGGAGGGTTTGCGCATAGGCGGATCTATTGACAAGGTGGTTGCTTGGGTTGTAGATAAAAATTTTCTTGTTTCTCTATGTTTTTTTCCTTGTTTTTCTGTTTTGTCTAAATTTTGAAAATTAATTTTTAAGAACGCGCCATGCCACTATTCACCCTGGAAATTGATTCCTAGTGATGGGTAACATAACCCATCCCTAAAATTATATTTTAAAAACATatataaattaaaagttttgAACACGATAAGAATTTAAAGATATGGGGTTGCAAAACAATATTAGGCAAAAAGAATGGATCGACAACAAAACGTTGCAGTGCATGGGATGAAAAATGTTTGTCAGCAGCCGGAAAAGAAGTTTTAACTAAGTCGGTTGCCACAAGCTATCCCGGTGTACGTGGTGAGCGTCTTTCTATTGCCGGCGTCGCCGCATGAGGCCCTGGAGCGCCGTATTAGGCAATTCTGGTGGGGCGAGCTTGCCGGAAAAAGGAAAACGCATTGGATTCCATGGAACACATTCACCAGATCAAGAGGAGAAGGTGGACTGGGATTTCGAGATATTAGGCTGTTCAATCAGGCACTGCTCGGCCGCCAGGCATGGAGATTGATTGAACGTCCTCAGAGCTTATGGGCAAGAGTCTTACGAGCCAAGTACTACCCGAATGGCAATTTGCTGGACACGGCCTTGCCAACTAACCAGTCACCCACTTGACGAGCGTTAGTACATGGACTGGAGCTGGTAAAGAAGGGAATATGCTGGAGGATTGGATCGGGGGGGCAGGTTCGTATTTGGAGGGACCCGTGGCTGCTGCGAGACTGGTCGAGAGGCCCAGGAAGGAGAAGGCAGGCCTGCCGTCTCAAATGGGTTTCACAACTAATTGACCAGGAGAGAATGACATGGCGGACAGATCTTGTGCACAAGTTCTTCATGGCGCATGATGCAGAACAGATACTCCAGCTGAAGCTACCGCTGACAAAAACTGAAGATTTCATTGCGTGGATGCATGAGAAGTCAGGCTCTTACTCAGTAAAAAGTGCGTACAAGCTAGCAAGAGACCTTCAGAGTGAAGAAGCTGGAACTCGGCAAATGGCATCGAACAACCAGAAAGGGAGTCCGGTGTGGAAATCTTTCTGGAAAGTTCCCCTGCCTCACAAAGTGCTCATCTTTGGTTGGAAGGTAGCCAACAAAGGGTTAGCTACGCAGGACAATAAAAAGAAGAGAGGAATAGAGGTGACCAACATATGCAAAATATGCGGTGTCGAGGAGGAATCGAGCATGCATGCCTTGGTCAGGTGTAACCACGCCAGGACTTTAAGGGATCGGAAGCAATGAGGGAGGTTTGGGCGCTGCCGGCTGAGCCCTTTTTTTTGTCGATCTATGACACCGGATAATCTGATCGTCAATATAGTTAATCAGGCTGTTGATACAGGGGCGAGGATACTGTTGTTACTTTGGAGAACCTGGCAGGTGCTTAATAACATTACGCACGAGGCAGAAAAGCTCTCCTTCGCAAAGTAAGAAGGGTTCCTGACCAAGTATTGGATGGAGCTATGCTCGACCCGGCAAGACCACCGACCGTACGACACAGAAGGTCACGGAAGAGGTTCGGTGGGAAAGGCCAGACGAGGGCTGGAGCAAAATCATGGTCCCTTTGTTCAGTTGTGGGAATCAGTTGTGAGGTGccagctgtgggaaagctgaaaTCTATTTGGCTGAAACAGCTGCGAACTGTGGATTCCTAATAGAAATATCTGTTTTGCCCTTGAAGTGTTTAAGTAGTGTCTATAGCTGCCGTTGGTTGGATTTTGACACGCAGATAATTATTTTCAAAATATTCTGCATATATATTAATAAATATTAATACAAAATACAGCTTAATAATCATTTAGTTCATATAATAATTACAACATGGACTAGCTAATCAAAGCATTTGCTATGTTATCGCGAATGGTGTTCATGGAAACCTCGTTCTCCTCCTCAAGGCGTCATCACCTTGTAGTTCAACTCCTTGTTGACCATCGCTGTCACTGTCATCTTGAGGCATGTAGTTCTCATTTTCATCACATCTCTTGAAGTCATCATCCCTTAATGCACTATCACGAATGAAATTATGCAATGCCATGCAAACTATAATGATTTCAGTTTGTCTTGTAACGGGGAAACTTGGTATTTTTTTCAGTATGCGCCACTTTTGTTTGAGGATCCCAAATGCACGTTCAATGACATTACGAAGTGATGAATGTAAATAATTGAACATCTCATATTTTCCTTGTGGTGTACGATGTCTACGAAGACGGAACTCCGGAAGATGATATGTACTTCCTTTGTAAGGAGCAAGGTAGCCAGTACGGTTCGGATAACCGGAGTCCACTAGGTAGTACTTCCCTATAAATTATTCAAAACACAAATtactatatatttatatatttgtAGTGCAAAAAAAATTAATGTACATACAAAGTTAGCATCAATACCTGCATGTGGTTTTGGAAACCGGTCAGCAAATTTTGTCAATGCATGATTCAAGATCCTAGTATCATGCGCAGAGCCTGGCCAACCAGCCACCACAAAGGTGAACCTCATATCAAAGTCACAAACTGCCATAACATTTTGAGACGTGTACCCATGTCGGCATGTATGATTAACAACTTCATCATTAGGCACCGTAACTTCAATATGTGAGCCATCTATAGCACCAATAGCATCTTTGAAAAGTGAGGCCAAAAACGATCTTCTCTCACTTTTGGGTGGTCACTACTGAAAGTAGGATCTCTCGGTTTGATATATTCTTTAGCCAATTTTGACAGACATGATAAGACTTCTTTGAACTTCATATGAACTGTCCATAAAGACTTTACAAACCGATTTTCAGCTTGAGAGAATGATTGAGGACCTCCAACAATCCATAAAAATATAGCTAGTGATTCGATAGATGAAACATCACTTGTCGACTTCAATTCATAGTTAGAAACAAGCAAATCATGAAGTGACCAAAATACCTCAACTGTCATTCTAAACATATTATAGAACTGATTAGGATAAGCTAAACACTCTGCAATCCATTCCATTCCAGTTTGTTGAGGATTCTGTACTCACTTTTGTTCAAGTACCTTGTTGAGTATTGCTCAGCTAGATAACCAATGGAGGCAGCTTGTTTCGACAACTCAGCTAGAAGTTACAGTCCCTTATAACCTTTCTTTATCAACTCTTCAAGTTCTGTATCCATCTACACACAAAACCAAACAGTTCATGGCAGTTTACAATAATGATTCAAAAAcaagcaaatattattacaaacataCATGAATTATagtgaaaaaataaaaaatattacaAACATACGTGCATAATAGTGAAAAAATCAAATATTGTTCCAAACATACATGACTAATGGTTCAAAATGGAGCAAATATTATTCCAAACATACATTAATAAAGGTTAAAAACAAACAAATATTGTTCCAAACATACACGAATAATAGTGAAAAAGCAAATATTGGTACAAACAGTTCATTTCAGCTGCTTCATCTCATGCTCCCTCTTCAACCAATCAAGTCTCCCTTCAAGTGTTTCAAATGTTGCAAGAAGCTCTCTAATTTCAGGTTTTATGATGAGCAAAGTGGATATGTGCATAAGAGTAGTTCCCTCCTGCACCCCACAATCTTTCAACAATTTCATAGCCTCTGCAATGGTAGGCATCTGGCTAGTCCTAGGAGCCGATGAAGCTTCAAGACTGCTGCTAATCTTGTCCACTACTTCTTCTATCTTGCTGCTAATCTTGTCCACTACTAGTTTTCTTGTACAACTGAAGAAATGGGCTgctcttctcttccttgtctTCCATACCAGTAGAGGAAGATGTCTTGCGCTTCTTATTGTTTTGGTTTTGCAACATGGCCATATTTGCATTCAAGGGACTTTTCTCCAACTCTTGCACATCATCATCAGTTGAATTACCATAAAAATCCTTCGGGATGGAGGCCGATGCCCTGGTAACATGGGCACCTCCCAAACATGATGTGCAGTGACTCCAAGTTGGCCGGGCCACATTTTCTGAACTGCTGATGCTTGCATTTCCTTTTATTAGTTGGATCATCACATCTCTACAATCAAATGCACAAGAAATAAGGTACTGCCCAACAAGAAATACTAGTAGAACATGATGTAACACTTACCGCAAGATGTTCTTCCCACCATTTATCATCACAATCCACTTTTTGTCGTATCTCATTCCATCCAAGTCCGGTAGCACTATTTTTTAACTCCATAAAAATAGTGTAACTTCTCTTGAGATTGTCCCATTTATTCTTCATTTGCAAATGTTCAAGTTTCTATCCCGTTTCTTCTGCGAACTTAGCTTCAACATTCTTCCAACCAACCTTATTAAGATAACCTAATGGCCTATGTCCAGCAAGCACCTCGGATGCACATAGTTCACAAAAAAGCTTCACTTTTACTGCAGACCATTCTGCTTTGTCACCCATTCTAATATGCAAACATTATATATGTTATTTACTACGTGCATAGATAAGTCAAACACATAACAATCACACTGCCAAAACAATAAGCACTAACGAATAATCTAGGGAGCAATATCATGGTAAGACAAAGATTACCGACTTGTTAGCAGTAATAGTGAAGGAATAAAAGATCTACTGATATACGCGTTGGCACTAATGTAAGCTAAACAGTAGCAGATAGATCATGTGATTTTAATGTACATCACAGAGGCAATTGTACTCAAATTCTTCAAGTAGATGCACCAGTTCATATATATGTACGCTTTAACATAGTTCATGTTATCCCCTTTTCAAACGTTCTTTAAGTATGTTGTTCTTATTGTTCAAAAAACCAAATGATGTCCATAGTTTTTTAGTAGGTCATTAACTATGACTAAATCTAGACATCGTATCCATTTCAACCACTGTAATTCTCAGCAGTGTCCGATGTGTTGTCACTGCTGTAATCTCAGATGCATGCCCTATCTAGTTTGATGGCAGATCTCAAATTCATGCAATTAGTAACTGGGGTATATTATTTATTAGAAAAGAATAAATTCAGATGTTACATTCAAATATCAGCAAAATATGGTTATAGGTGTTTGGTGTATTCATTTGGGAAGGGGAAACAGCTAAATGGCAATTGATCATGTCATGTCGGGGATGTGAAGCTAGGGTCACTAAACCACTCTAAGCAGCACAAATCTCAATAGATTCGAAATTTGTTGCAAAGAACCAGCCATGGTCCACTAAAACCCGCTGATGGTAAAAGGAATAGTTCCTAGCAGCAAAAATAAGAAAGCCATGAGATTTGAAGAACCGTACTGTTGAGTATTTTGGACGGAGAACCGCGttgggggcggcgggcggcgcggcgggggcggcgggaggacctgcagcggcgggcggcgcgttgggggcggcggggcgcgtcggggggcgggcggcgcgttgGGGGGGCGCGGCTGGGCGGCGCGTTGGGGGCGGGGGCAGCGGGGGTcggcggggggcgcggcggggcgcgtcAGGGGGCGCGTCCGGGGGGGGGGCTGCGGGAGGACCTGCAGCGGCGGGTGGAGCTTGTGGATAAGGAAAGAGAAGGTCacaggggaaaagaaagaaaacgaTTCGATCGCATAACGGATGGCAGTGCCGGTAAATACCGCTGAGAAGTGGTGAAATCTGGGGTGCGCCCCGATTTCACTTTACACTAGCCGGAATTGGTCGATTTACGAGAATTGATTCGTTCGAGGGAACCCTTTGGTTGGGAATCTGATTTTTGGAACGTGAATTTGTGgttcacagctgaaccaaagggACCCTCAATGTTGACGGAGCCTTTGAGTCAAACGTGCAGAGGGAGGTATCGGTGTCGTCATTCGGGAGAAGAGAGCGAAATCGTGCGGCACATGAGCTTGCACAGTTGGCGAAGCGAACGGCATACTCCGCGGTTTGGAGGTTCACGGCGCCAGTTTGCGTAGAGCAAATTATTGCTCAGGAGTGTATCTTTGGTTCTGAGTAATAAAAAGCGCTATTTTCTCCTCAAAAAAGGAACAAGAATGAGTATATGAGGAACAGATAGCTATAGTACTGAATCAAGGTAGCGTGGACGATATAGAAGCCCGATTCACCGCTGCCAGGGTAAGGGCGAGGACCTACAGCTAGTTCTATTCCTACCTAGGGTTTAAGAGTTCATGTCGGAATGAATATTACAGCATAGACCCGAAGCCTATAGCAATGGCTGGGTAAGATACATTAAGCAAGCAGCTTTAAAGTAAATGACACTGTTAACTGTTCGGCAACTGAACTTTTTTTTAAACGTTCGGCAACTGAACTAGGCGCGAAGCAACGCCTTTATTCAATGACGACCGTCAGATGCAAAATGAACGCTGATATATAGCTGAAGTCGATCACTCATTCAGTCTCCTGAAGATTTCCCTTACCGGTCCCAGAAGCAGTGAAGCACGGAACCTTACTAACGAAACTGAATAATGGACATTGCCGTTGCCTGACAGGATGCACATATGGCAGAGACTAAACCTTCGTCTATGCCTATTTTTTTTCGTTTTAGATATTTGCTGCAACAGTTGTTTGACGAACCGTGCATACGATTTTTTGATATCCTTATTCGTTTTTATGTTTCCCCTGCAACCTCTCTGATGACTGATGAGCCTAGTATTCATCTTGCTTGCCGGCAGCATGCAGCAACACCATCGTCTCGACGGTGACCCCCGGGCCGACCCCCAGCATGACGCCCCACTCGCAGTCAAGCATGTCGTCGCGTTCCGTCTGGTCACCAtttcggcggcggcgccgctgtATCTCGTCCAGAACGAAGACGATCGACGCGCCATACACGTTCCCGTACTCGCTCAGAACGTGCCGGGAGGCCGCCAGCTTCCCGGGCTCCAGGGCGAGCGCCGCCTCGCAGCTGTCCAAGATTGCCCGGCCGCCGGGATGTACAGCCCAGAAGAGGCTGTTccagccgccgcagccgccgctggTGAGGCCCAGCGGCGCCACCATGTTCGCCAAGCACGCCTCGATGTGGTCACGGACGAGCGCTGGCGCCTTGGCGGACAAGCCGATGTCGTAGCCAGCATCGCCGAGCTGCATAGACAAGGCGTCCTCCGTCCCTGGTAACGTTGCCTGCGAGGCGGACATCATGTAGAAGATGGGGCACTCAACGGGTTCCGCCTGGTCGTCGTCGGCGGCGCCTACAATGACGGCGCCAGCACCGTCGCCGAATAGAGCCGCGGCGACGAGGCCGTCCAGGCGGGCCTCCTGCGGGGGCCCGAAGGATAGCAGCGAGTTGACCTCGCAGACGGCGACCagcacgcgcgcgccgcggtgGCTCTCGGCGATGTCCTTGGCGACCCGGAGCGCGCTGGAGCCGCCGAAGCAGGCGTGGAAGAAGAGCAGCGTGCGCCGCACGGTTGGGCGGAGACCCAGGAGATCGGCCAGCCGGAGGTCGGGGCCCGGCGACTGGGCGCTGGAACTGGTGCTCAGCACGAGGTGCGTGATGTCGGCGGCCGGACGTCCCCACTCCGCGATCGccctcgccgcggccgccgcggcgagcTCGGGAACGGCGTCCGCCGTGATGGCCAGACGTGCGTCGAGCGACGGCAGAGCGGGGTCCAGGAACTCCGGGTGGCCGGCGAGCATCTCCTCGGTACAGTGGAAGTAACGCTTCCTGACGCCGGATTTCTCACCTGCACGGACACGAAGCGATTGGAAAAATCCAGAAAAGTAGTTTTGATCGATGAATTTAGTAATCATCATCAGTACATATTCTCTTCATTTTGTTCTTGAGCGTGGTGAGGTGGTCGCTCTTGGTGACGCGGAAGTACCAGTCGGGGTATTCGTCCTGGTGCAGGCAGTTCGCAGGGTTGGCCGTGCCGATGGCCAGCACGGCCGCAGTGCCGTCGGGGCGCTGCCTCTGCTGGCACTCCTGCAGGACGCTGTCAACACCCGCTGTTGCAGCCATCGTCGATTGCCGGCGGCTTCCCTGAGCAGGCGAGCTCTTCTTCCTACGTTCACCGGCGTGAGACCTGACCTGACCTGACACGAGCATGAAGAAGAACCTCCTTGGAGATTAAATAGTGTGCTCAAGTTTGTGTTTGTGTTGtgttattctttttcaaaacaCAGTTCGATACACGCAAACCATATGAGTCCATTATTGTTCTAACCACTCGAACGTACTAAAAACATGTGGGTACGGGCAAATTACATAGTTTCCAGATTGACACGCTAAAAATATGGACAGTTGAGCAAATTTAAGGTGGATACGAGCTAGCATTGATTTCAACTCCACAAGACACGAGACATGTATGAATCGGCTGTGGATATGTAATCATGTGAAAAGAATTGCTG
Above is a genomic segment from Panicum hallii strain FIL2 chromosome 8, PHallii_v3.1, whole genome shotgun sequence containing:
- the LOC112903116 gene encoding bisdemethoxycurcumin synthase-like; the protein is MAATAGVDSVLQECQQRQRPDGTAAVLAIGTANPANCLHQDEYPDWYFRVTKSDHLTTLKNKMKRICEKSGVRKRYFHCTEEMLAGHPEFLDPALPSLDARLAITADAVPELAAAAAARAIAEWGRPAADITHLVLSTSSSAQSPGPDLRLADLLGLRPTVRRTLLFFHACFGGSSALRVAKDIAESHRGARVLVAVCEVNSLLSFGPPQEARLDGLVAAALFGDGAGAVIVGAADDDQAEPVECPIFYMMSASQATLPGTEDALSMQLGDAGYDIGLSAKAPALVRDHIEACLANMVAPLGLTSGGCGGWNSLFWAVHPGGRAILDSCEAALALEPGKLAASRHVLSEYGNVYGASIVFVLDEIQRRRRRNGDQTERDDMLDCEWGVMLGVGPGVTVETMVLLHAAGKQDEY